Proteins from a genomic interval of Trifolium pratense cultivar HEN17-A07 linkage group LG6, ARS_RC_1.1, whole genome shotgun sequence:
- the LOC123892277 gene encoding uncharacterized protein LOC123892277 codes for MHPNSVAAVVSSPRYHYHNETTDLPHVPGSKLRLLCSYGGHIMPRDNSLYYVGGDTRIVAVDRHSSLTRLCAHLSCNLLHGRRSFNLNLKYHLPDEDLDNLITVSTDEDLQNMIEEYDRLSSNSSPSPSRLRLFLFFSKPETAVSMDTLHHDSNHSWFVEALNNSGILSRVVSDSAAVVDNCLLNLDDYEASASSCNDENTNNNVNKEHLIDVDYSVPVDEEDNMFNYSFDNLPQIRVRADEQRPVEMEQQQQQEDNNFDDVKVANVKQDDAFLVQSQVKSDQNQQEEQLNNSTYVLLGLIAM; via the coding sequence ATGCATCCTAACTCAGTGGCAGCAGTGGTATCGTCTCCTCGTTATCATTATCATAATGAGACAACTGATCTCCCACACGTGCCTGGTTCCAAACTCCGCCTCTTGTGCAGCTACGGCGGCCACATCATGCCACGTGACAACTCCCTCTACTATGTAGGTGGAGACACTCGCATTGTGGCCGTGGACCGCCACTCATCCTTAACACGCCTCTGTGCTCACCTCTCTTGCAATCTCCTTCATGGAAGAAGATCATTCAATCTCAATCTTAAGTACCATCTTCCCGATGAAGACCTTGACAATCTCATCACTGTTTCAACCGATGAAGACCTCCAAAATATGATCGAAGAGTATGATCGTTTGTCTTCAAACTCTTCCCCCTCCCCTTCTCGACTTAGATTGTTCCTCTTTTTCTCCAAACCAGAAACTGCTGTTTCCATGGACACTCTCCACCATGACTCTAATCATTCGTGGTTCGTGGAAGCTCTCAACAACTCAGGGATTCTCTCTCGAGTTGTTTCTGATTCCGCTGCAGTTGTTGATAATTGCCTCCTCAACCTTGATGATTATGAAGCGAGTGCTTCTAGCTGCAACGATgaaaatactaataataatgttAACAAGGAGCATTTAATTGATGTGGATTATTCTGTACCTGTGGACGAGGAGGACAACATGTTTAATTATTCATTTGATAATCTTCCTCAAATACGAGTTCGCGCTGATGAACAAAGGCCTGTTGAGATGGAGCAGCAGCAACAGCAGGAGGATAACAACTTTGACGATGTAAAAGTGGCTAACGTGAAGCAAGATGATGCTTTTCTTGTGCAATCACAGGTCAAAAGTGATCAAAATCAGCAAGAGGAACAACTAAACAATTCTACTTACGtcttgttggggttgattgcaatgtaa